The following are encoded together in the Phaseolus vulgaris cultivar G19833 chromosome 9, P. vulgaris v2.0, whole genome shotgun sequence genome:
- the LOC137822679 gene encoding putative pectinesterase/pectinesterase inhibitor 45 — MAFQDFELITERRRNENRLKMRKKILISVVSAVLLACVVGAATFVVVQRTGPSKTQTPMSEASATPHVDRNSRLVEMICSSAEYKEKCQKTLGEALKKDPKLAEPKDLIMISMIVAENEVNKAFNATSKLNFASADEKGAYSDCREMFEDANDELKRSIEEVGESDPKTLSAKAAELNNWLSAVMNYQQTCIDGFPEGKMKDELTTMFTESRELVSNCLAVVSQFSSFFSIFQGAGDIHLPWEIDNGDAPAPASPSTPATSPSASASASAPVAAVGSALAPGSAPRAAPVLPPLDGPLPAWATPVPAWAGPSDFVGSDEKPTPNVTVAQDGSGDFKTISEALAAIQAPYEGRYVVYVKAGVYDETVTVTKKLANLTMYGDGGDKSIITGNKNFVDGVRTFQTASFVVLGDGFLGREMQYRNTAGAEKHQAVAARVQADQAIFLNCVFDGYQDTLYAQTHRQFYRDCTITGTIDFIFGDASAVFQNCTILVKKPLDNQQNIVTAQGRLDKQEDTGFVLQKCVIKAADDLVPVKAGVRNYLGRPWKEYSRTIIMETEIQDLIHPDGWLPWEGDFALNTLYYGEFNNNGAGSNTNARVNWPNRKVIDTDEATRYTVEAFLQGAWINGTGVPAHLGLYA; from the exons ATGGCCTTCCAGGATTTCGAACTCATCACTGAGCGGCGAAGAAACGAGAACAGACTCAAGATGAGGAAGAAGATCCTCATCAGCGTCGTTTCCGCCGTTCTTCTTGCATGCGTGGTTGGCGCCGCCACATTCGTGGTGGTGCAGAGAACCGGTCCCTCAAAAACCCAAACCCCAATGTCAGAAGCCTCGGCGACGCCTCACGTGGACAGAAACTCGAGGCTGGTGGAAATGATCTGCAGCTCAGCGGAGTACAAGGAAAAATGCCAGAAAACCCTCGGCGAGGCTCTGAAGAAGGACCCGAAGCTGGCGGAGCCCAAGGACCTGATCATGATATCCATGATCGTGGCCGAGAACGAGGTGAACAAAGCCTTCAACGCCACATCGAAACTGAACTTCGCGTCGGCAGACGAGAAAGGCGCGTACAGCGATTGCAGGGAGATGTTCGAGGACGCCAATGATGAGCTGAAACGTTCGATCGAGGAGGTCGGTGAAAGCGATCCCAAAACACTCTCCGCCAAAGCTGCTGAACTCAACAACTGGCTCAGCGCGGTTATGAATTACCAGCAAACATGCATCGACGGGTTTCCCGAAGGAAAAATGAAGGACGAACTCACCACAATGTTCACCGAGTCAAGGGAGCTTGTGAGCAATTGTCTTGCCGTTGTCTCGCagttttcttccttcttttcgATCTTCCAAGGAGCTGGGGACATTCACCTTCCATGGGAAATCGACAATGGTGATGCACCTGCCCCTGCTTCTCCTTCTACTCCTGCTACTTCTCCTTCTGCTTCCGCTTCTGCTTCTGCTCCTGTTGCGGCTGTAGGTTCTGCTCTTGCTCCTGGTTCCGCTCCTCGTGCAGCTCCGGTCCTTCCTCCTTTGGATGGTCCACTTCCAGCATGGGCTACCCCGGTTCCTGCTTGGGCTGGCCCTTCTGACTTCGTAGGATCAGATGAGAAACCCACACCCAATGTTACCGTCGCACAAGATGGTAGCGGAGACTTCAAAACCATCTCTGAAGCCTTGGCTGCAATCCAAGCACCGTACGAGGGAAG GTACGTGGTTTATGTTAAAGCCGGAGTTTACGATGAGACCGTGACAGTGACAAAGAAATTGGCAAACCTAACCATGTACGGTGACGGAGGTGACAAAAGTATCATCACTGGCAACAAAAACTTCGTGGATGGAGTCAGAACTTTCCAAACTGCATCATTTGTGGTACTTGGAGATGGATTCTTGGGCAGAGAAATGCAATATAGAAACACTGCTGGAGCAGAGAAGCATCAAGCAGTGGCTGCAAGAGTGCAAGCCGATCAAGCAATCTTTTTGAACTGTGTGTTTGACGGTTACCAAGACACTCTCTACGCCCAAACCCACAGACAGTTCTACCGCGACTGCACAATCACCGGCACCATCGACTTCATCTTCGGGGACGCATCAGCAGTGTTTCAAAACTGCACCATTTTGGTGAAAAAGCCCCTTGACAACCAGCAGAACATTGTGACTGCACAAGGGAGACTCGACAAGCAAGAGGACACTGGGTTCGTTCTGCAGAAGTGTGTGATCAAAGCTGCTGATGACTTGGTCCCAGTGAAGGCCGGTGTGAGGAACTACCTCGGAAGGCCATGGAAGGAGTACTCAAGAACCATCATCATGGAGACTGAAATCCAGGACTTGATTCACCCCGATGGGTGGCTTCCTTGGGAAGGTGACTTTGCACTGAACACACTGTACTATGGTGAGTTCAACAACAATGGAGCAGGTTCCAACACCAATGCTAGGGTGAATTGGCCTAACCGCAAAGTGATTGACACGGATGAGGCTACTAGGTACACTGTAGAGGCTTTCTTGCAAGGGGCATGGATCAATGGTACTGGTGTACCTGCTCATTTGGGCTTGTACGCTTAA
- the LOC137821723 gene encoding probable pectinesterase/pectinesterase inhibitor 12, with amino-acid sequence MADSSHKLFFLLSAIFFSHTCVQSSNASVTNQVDVSFIRSLCTTTPFPDDCLRSLNVSISIGTSPNPKINNCLIHSLQTARSETIKLINLFNNVGHPSIIEKQRGAVRDCQELHQSSLASLEGSISGIRSYNLDITDVAIYLSAALTNKNTCLEGLDSATGTMKPVLVKSVVNTYKHVSNSLAILSNPEMGTPENNPLKGDPKWLPSSDQSFFHYLYGLEYDPDEVLVVASDGTGYFSSITEAINFAPNNSMGRIVIYVKEGTYEENVEIPSYKTNIVMIGDGSDVTVITGNRSVGDGYTTFGSATLAVSGKGFLARDIAIENSAGPEKYQAVALRVSADLTAFYRCAIYGYQDTLYVHSSRQFYRECDIHGTIDFIFGNAVVVLQECNIISRKPLHGQATVITAQSRDDPLEPTGIVIQRCNIKASFDNCSVKSYLGRPWKPFSRTVYLDSFIDDFIDPKGWTEWNNDKKGLDTLYYGEYENYGPGSSTDNRVKWSGYHVMDDDDAYNFTLSNFIHDVYWLVSTYFPFDLWI; translated from the exons ATGGCTGATTCATCTCATAAACTCTTCTTCCTTCTGTCTGCAATCTTCTTCTCACATACTTGTGTCCAATCATCCAATGCTTCCGTAACAAATCAAGTTGATGTCTCTTTCATAAGATCTTTGTGCACAACGACCCCATTCCCAGACGATTGTTTAAGGTCATTGAATGTATCCATCTCAATAGGAACATCTCCAAATCCAAAGATAAACAACTGCCTCATTCACTCCCTCCAAACAGCAAGATCTGAAACCATAAAGCTCATAAATCTCTTCAACAATGTTGGACACCCAAGCATCATAGAGAAGCAAAGAGGAGCAGTTCGAGACTGCCAAGAACTCCATCAATCCTCATTGGCTTCTTTGGAAGGATCCATATCAGGGATCCGTTCCTACAACCTGGACATAACTGATGTAGCAATCTACCTCAGTGCAGCCCTCACCAACAAGAACACATGTCTAGAAGGCCTAGATTCTGCTACTGGCACCATGAAGCCAGTTCTGGTGAAATCTGTGGTCAACACTTACAAGCATGTCAGTAACTCTCTCGCAATTCTCTCTAACCCAGAGATGGGGACTCCTGAAAACAACCCTTTGAAGGGTGACCCAAAGTGGCTACCAAGCAGTGACCAAAGTTTCTTTCATTACTTATATGGGCTAGAATATGACCCAGATGAAGTGCTAGTAGTGGCTTCAGATGGAACAGGGTATTTTAGCAGCATCACTGAAGCCATCAACTTTGCTCCAAATAACAGCATGGGTAGGATAGTGATCTATGTGAAAGAAGGGACTTATGAGGAAAACGTGGAAATCCCAAGCTATAAGACCAACATTGTGATGATTGGCGATGGAAGCGATGTCACTGTCATAACTGGTAACAGAAGCGTAGGTGATGGCTACACCACTTTCGGATCTGCAACTCTTG CGGTCTCTGGTAAAGGTTTTCTTGCACGTGATATTGCAATTGAGAACAGTGCAGGGCCAGAGAAGTACCAAGCAGTGGCTTTGAGGGTAAGTGCAGACTTAACTGCTTTTTACAGGTGTGCAATTTATGGTTACCAAGACACTTTATATGTTCACTCCTCTAGACAATTCTATAGAGAGTGTGACATTCATGGGACCATAGATTTCATATTTGGAAATGCAGTAGTTGTTCTACAAGAATGTAACATTATATCCAGAAAACCATTGCATGGCCAAGCCACTGTGATCACTGCACAGTCCAGAGATGACCCACTTGAGCCAACTGGCATCGTAATCCAACGATGCAACATCAAAGCTTCCTTCGATAACTGCAGTGTTAAGAGCTACCTTGGGAGGCCATGGAAGCCCTTTTCTCGCACAGTTTACCTTGACTCCTTCATTGATGACTTCATTGACCCAAAGGGTTGGACAGAGTGGAATAATGATAAGAAAGGATTGGACACCTTGTATTACGGAGAGTACGAGAATTATGGACCTGGTTCCAGCACAGACAATCGTGTAAAATGGTCTGGGTACCATGTAATGGACGATGATGATGCCTACAATTTCACACTTTCAAACTTCATTCATGATGTTTACTGGCTTGTGTCTACTTATTTTCCTTTTGATTTATGGATCTGA
- the LOC137822565 gene encoding probable pectinesterase/pectinesterase inhibitor 12, translated as MACSSHKLLFLLFAIFYSHTSAVNSNNASTTLHSNLSSLRSFCTATPYPQVCFDSLKLSISINISPNIISYLLQSLQVAISETTKLSNIFHNVGHSTIIEKQRGAVQDCRELHQSTLASLKRSLSGIRSSNSMNIVDARAYLSAALTNKNTCLEGLDSASGTMKPALVKSVINTYKHVSNSLSVLPKPGTGTPKGQKNNQPLMNAPKLSTRKQGLFQDSDRGEYDPNEVLVVAADGTGNFSSITEAINFAPNNSMGRIVIYVKEGIYEENVEIPSYKTNIVMLGDGSDVTVITGNRSVGDGWTTFRSATLAVSGDGFLARDIAIENSAGPEKHQAVALRVNADLTAFYRCAIYGYQDTLYVHSFRQFYRECDIFGTIDFIFGNAAAILQDCNIISRKPLPGQFTVITAQSRDSPDEDTGISIQNCSIIATLDLYSNSSSFKSYLGRPWRVYSRTVYLESYIDNFIDPKGWTKWSTEQPLDTLYYGEYDNYGPGSSIDNRVQWLGYHLMDYGDAYRFTVSEFINGDGWLDTTSVPYDNGI; from the exons ATGGCTTGTTCATCTCATAaacttctctttcttctctttgCAATCTTCTACTCTCACACTTCTGCTGTCAACTCCAACAATGCTTCCACAACACTTCATTCTAATCTCTCTTCCTTGAGATCTTTCTGCACAGCCACCCCATATCCACAAGTTTGTTTCGATTCATTGAAGCTATCCATCTCAATAAACATCAGTCCAAATATTATCAGCTACCTCCTTCAGTCCCTCCAAGTAGCAATATCTGAAaccacaaagctctccaatatCTTCCACAATGTTGGACACTCAACCATCATAGAGAAGCAAAGAGGAGCAGTTCAGGACTGCCGGGAACTCCACCAATCCACATTGGCTTCTTTGAAAAGATCACTATCAGGGATCCGTTCCTCCAACTCCATGAACATAGTTGATGCAAGAGCCTACCTCAGTGCAGCTCTCACCAACAAGAACACATGCCTGGAAGGCCTAGATTCTGCTTCTGGCACCATGAAGCCAGCTCTGGTGAAATCTGTGATCAACACTTACAAGCATGTCAGTAACTCTCTTTCTGTGCTACCGAAGCCTGGGACGGGAACTCCCAAGGGTCAAAAGAATAACCAGCCTTTGATGAATGCTCCAAAGTTATCAACCCGAAAGCAAGGTCTCTTTCAAGACTCAGATAGGGGAGAATATGACCCAAATGAAGTTCTAGTTGTGGCAGCAGATGGAACTGGGAACTTTAGCTCCATCACTGAAGCAATCAACTTTGCTCCAAATAACAGCATGGGTAGGATAGTGATCTATGTGAAAGAAGGGATTTATGAGGAAAACGTGGAAATTCCAAGCTATAAGACCAACATTGTGATGCTTGGCGATGGAAGCGATGTCACTGTCATAACTGGTAACAGAAGCGTTGGTGATGGCTGGACCACTTTCAGATCTGCAACTCTAG CGGTATCTGGTGATGGTTTTCTTGCACGTGATATTGCAATTGAGAACAGTGCAGGGCCAGAAAAGCACCAAGCAGTGGCTTTGAGGGTAAATGCAGACTTAACTGCTTTTTACAGGTGTGCAATTTATGGTTACCAAGACACTTTATATGTTCACTCCTTTAGACAATTCTACAGAGAGTGTGACATTTTTGGGACCATAGATTTCATATTTGGAAATGCAGCAGCGATTCTACAAGATTGCAACATTATATCCAGAAAGCCTTTGCCTGGCCAATTCACTGTTATCACTGCACAATCCAGAGATAGCCCTGATGAGGACACTGGCATCTCAATCCAAAACTGCTCCATCATAGCTACCCTTGATCTGTATTCCAACTCCAGTAGTTTCAAGAGCTACCTTGGGAGGCCATGGAGGGTCTATTCTCGCACTGTTTACCTCGAGTCTTACATTGATAACTTCATTGATCCAAAGGGTTGGACAAAGTGGTCTACTGAACAACCATTAGACACATTGTATTATGGAGAATATGACAACTATGGACCTGGTTCCAGCATAGATAATCGTGTACAATGGTTGGGCTACCATTTGATGGATTATGGTGATGCATATCGTTTCACAGTTTCGGAGTTCATCAATGGAGATGGTTGGCTTGATACTACTTCGGTACCTTATGATAATGGGAtttga
- the LOC137822425 gene encoding uncharacterized protein: MSGAEASQPGNLVQGVCYIAGRYVKVLFDSGATHSFVSSLCVAELGLLVKELSFELLVSTPTSGKVLTSTVCSECPVIVEGRRFKINLICLPLQDLDVILGMDWLSANHILIDCGQQKIVFSDSKKSYVMSAQQVWSELKEGSKCFVILTQMEVKHEEEMSSIHVVKDFMDVFPEEIPGILY, encoded by the coding sequence ATGTCAGGAGCTGAAGCATCTCAGCCAGGTAACTTGGTACAAGGTGTATGTTATATAGCTGGTAGATATGTGAAAGTTTTATTTGATTCTGGAGCGACACACTCTTTTGTGTCGAGTTTATGTGTAGCGGAGTTGGGTCTTCTAGTAAAGGAGTTGTCGTTTGAATTGTTGGTCTCTACACCAACATCAGGAAAAGTTTTGACCTCTACAGTTTGCTCTGAATGTCCAGTAATAGTAGAAGGACGCAggttcaaaataaatttgatctgtCTACCTCTTCAAGACTTAGATGTTATCTTAGGGATGGATTGGCTATCAGCCAATCACATTCTCATAGATTGTGGTCAACAGAAAATAGTGTTTTCAGATTCCAAGAAGTCATATGTGATGTCTGCTCAGCAGGTGTGGTCAGAATTGAAAGAAGGATCAAAGTGTTTTGTAATCTTAACTCAGATGGAAGTTAAGCATGAAGAAGAAATGAGTAGTATACATGTGGTGAAGGATTTCATGGATGTATTTCCAGAAGAAATACCTGGAATTCTCTATTGA